A genomic region of Spirochaetota bacterium contains the following coding sequences:
- a CDS encoding RNA methyltransferase: MLIKSLKWYKRLNARKGRIEAGAFLVEGYKAILQIINTHPGEIIEILSTKELSPLYHNFSIRIISEDQIRSICNTKSPQGIIAVIRSPIDIYSSHLPVNVNGNILLLDDIQDPGNVGTLIRTAAAFNFVGVILTEKCADPLSPKCVQSTTGAILSLWIRRTNRYLELAEELKGSGYSLAAADVDGREAPSLLCRMDRLLLALGSEASGLSKSIIDASNYKIRIPINREKAESLNVAACGAICMHMAFQNSLS, from the coding sequence TTGCTGATAAAATCCCTTAAATGGTATAAGAGGCTTAATGCCAGAAAGGGAAGGATTGAGGCTGGGGCGTTTCTTGTTGAAGGCTACAAGGCCATTCTGCAGATTATCAACACTCATCCAGGGGAGATTATTGAAATACTTTCTACAAAAGAATTGTCACCACTGTACCATAACTTTTCAATCAGGATTATTTCTGAAGATCAAATCCGTTCAATCTGCAATACAAAATCACCTCAGGGTATCATAGCGGTTATACGGTCGCCAATTGATATATACTCGAGTCATCTGCCGGTTAATGTTAATGGAAATATTTTATTGCTCGATGATATTCAGGATCCTGGAAATGTGGGCACCCTTATTAGAACAGCTGCTGCCTTCAACTTTGTTGGGGTAATTCTGACTGAGAAGTGCGCTGATCCGTTATCCCCAAAATGTGTTCAATCAACAACAGGAGCAATACTATCCCTCTGGATCAGAAGAACAAACCGCTATCTTGAGCTTGCAGAGGAGTTGAAGGGAAGTGGGTATTCCCTGGCCGCTGCGGATGTTGATGGAAGGGAGGCTCCATCGCTTCTTTGCCGGATGGATAGGCTTTTGCTAGCGCTGGGCAGCGAGGCATCTGGTCTTTCGAAATCCATAATTGATGCCTCTAATTATAAAATAAGAATACCCATTAACAGGGAGAAAGCAGAATCTCTTAATGTAGCGGCATGTGGCGCCATATGTATGCATATGGCCTTTCAGAACTCTCTGAGTTAA
- a CDS encoding aromatic aminobenezylarsenical efflux permease ArsG family transporter gives MSDSFLLTIFTSLWLGILTSLSPCPLTTNIAAMTFISKRIVNIKNIFIAGISYTTGRMLSYTSLAIIIIASILSIEVISNFFQTYMNKILGPILIFAGMFLLDLITFNIGGITDNERIQKLAEKNNYIGALILGVVFSLSFCPVSAALFFGSLIPLSIKYKSMFIYPSVYGVGTALPVFLIAILISLGAKHVGNVFEKLTAMERWVRKATGIIFIIVGIYYSITFIFKIHIL, from the coding sequence ATGAGTGACTCCTTTTTACTCACCATATTTACTTCTCTATGGCTTGGGATACTTACATCACTAAGCCCATGTCCGCTTACTACAAATATTGCTGCGATGACATTTATTAGCAAAAGGATTGTTAATATTAAAAATATTTTTATTGCGGGTATTTCATATACAACTGGTCGAATGCTTTCCTATACTTCGCTTGCAATAATAATAATTGCCAGCATCCTTTCAATAGAGGTTATTTCCAACTTCTTTCAGACATATATGAATAAAATTCTTGGCCCTATCTTGATATTTGCAGGGATGTTCCTCCTTGATTTGATTACCTTTAATATAGGTGGAATTACCGATAATGAAAGAATACAAAAATTAGCGGAAAAGAATAATTACATTGGTGCGCTAATCCTTGGAGTCGTGTTTTCACTTTCCTTCTGTCCTGTATCAGCAGCTCTCTTCTTTGGCAGCCTCATCCCATTATCAATAAAATACAAATCAATGTTTATCTATCCCTCAGTATATGGAGTAGGAACAGCGCTTCCAGTATTCCTCATTGCTATATTGATTTCACTCGGAGCAAAGCATGTTGGAAATGTCTTTGAAAAGCTCACCGCAATGGAAAGATGGGTCCGTAAAGCAACAGGTATAATATTCATTATCGTTGGTATATATTATAGTATAACATTTATATTTAAGATCCATATTTTATAA
- a CDS encoding permease: MNFRQEWKPLLWITGAFILLYFLPIGNERFDNAIIEALYLTKWYAREHVLLCLVPAFFIAGAIAVFVSQESVMKYLGPSANKILAYSVSSVSGSILAVCSCTVLPLFAGIYRMGAGLGPASTFLYSGPAINILAIILTLRVLGPEIGIARAIGAILFSIIIGLFMHLFYRKEEMNKSESLVHMPEPVDSRPIWQTVIYFGLMIAILVVSNWGRPSDETGFWRLIYSSKWIITSVLALIFSIILVKWFSLKWWKMLITSILVIAAAIPFADTPQIPFTIGVIGLSIITGTDKGENSDWFEQTWGFAKQILPLLLIGVILAGFFLGRPDHKGIIPSEWISAALGGNSIWANLFASISGAFMYFATLTEVPILEGLIGNGMGKGPALTLLLSGPALSLPNMLVIRSVIGTKKTLVFILLVVIMATISGMIFGALF; this comes from the coding sequence ATGAATTTTAGACAAGAATGGAAACCCCTACTCTGGATAACAGGAGCATTTATCCTATTATACTTTCTGCCCATTGGAAACGAAAGATTTGATAATGCAATAATAGAGGCTCTATATCTTACAAAATGGTATGCCAGGGAACACGTATTACTATGCTTAGTCCCCGCATTTTTCATCGCTGGCGCCATAGCTGTCTTTGTTAGTCAGGAGTCTGTGATGAAGTACCTTGGCCCTAGCGCAAATAAAATACTCGCATATAGCGTTTCCTCTGTATCAGGATCTATCCTGGCAGTCTGCTCATGTACAGTTCTTCCCCTTTTTGCAGGCATTTACAGAATGGGCGCAGGGCTTGGTCCTGCCAGCACATTTTTGTATTCAGGACCTGCTATCAACATTCTTGCAATAATTTTAACCCTTCGTGTCCTTGGTCCTGAAATTGGCATTGCCAGGGCAATTGGTGCAATTTTGTTCAGCATAATAATAGGATTGTTTATGCATCTTTTTTATCGTAAAGAAGAGATGAACAAGTCAGAGTCGCTGGTGCATATGCCTGAACCAGTCGACTCAAGACCTATATGGCAGACTGTAATATACTTCGGCCTTATGATTGCTATTCTTGTAGTTTCAAACTGGGGAAGACCAAGCGATGAAACAGGATTTTGGCGATTGATCTACTCTTCAAAATGGATTATTACCTCTGTTTTGGCCTTGATATTCAGCATAATTTTAGTTAAATGGTTTAGTTTAAAGTGGTGGAAGATGCTTATAACATCTATACTTGTAATTGCGGCAGCAATACCTTTTGCTGATACGCCTCAGATTCCATTTACCATAGGAGTAATAGGTCTTTCGATTATAACAGGCACGGACAAGGGAGAAAACAGTGATTGGTTTGAACAGACATGGGGATTCGCTAAACAGATATTACCCCTGCTTCTTATAGGCGTAATTTTAGCAGGTTTTTTTCTCGGCAGACCTGATCATAAGGGGATAATACCCTCTGAATGGATAAGCGCAGCGTTAGGCGGCAATTCTATTTGGGCAAACCTTTTTGCATCAATTTCTGGCGCGTTTATGTACTTTGCGACCCTAACAGAAGTGCCAATATTAGAGGGACTGATCGGAAATGGAATGGGTAAAGGCCCAGCACTTACGCTTCTACTCTCAGGCCCAGCGCTTTCATTGCCAAATATGCTGGTTATTAGAAGCGTTATAGGCACTAAAAAGACTTTGGTCTTTATATTGCTTGTTGTAATAATGGCAACAATATCAGGTATGATATTTGGAGCACTATTTTAG
- a CDS encoding tetrahydromethanopterin S-methyltransferase subunit A: MLKVKPHPNYPPEEGRYMRGNDASPVAVMIILNSDADKIPREIESLVRTGIESGAALSGTVQTENIGFEKIVCNIIANPNIRYLILGGPESEGHLTGEAMKLLFMNGVDEKNRIIDSDSPHPFMYNISIEKIERFRKQLMLIDLQFEADPDVIRRAVWSCYQEEPVEFRGYTLYDCGAYPEPPMNGEITWRVTQPWVGVIDDKEMEAVQKAKELMERLRKRNKG; this comes from the coding sequence ATGCTGAAGGTAAAACCACATCCCAACTATCCCCCTGAGGAGGGTAGATACATGCGCGGCAACGATGCCTCGCCCGTTGCGGTCATGATAATTTTGAATTCTGACGCTGACAAAATACCGCGCGAGATTGAGAGCCTCGTACGCACAGGCATTGAAAGCGGCGCTGCCCTTTCAGGAACGGTGCAGACCGAGAATATCGGTTTTGAGAAGATAGTCTGCAATATAATCGCAAATCCAAATATTCGGTATCTGATTCTCGGAGGACCGGAATCCGAAGGGCATCTAACCGGAGAGGCCATGAAGCTTTTATTTATGAACGGGGTTGATGAAAAGAACAGGATAATCGACTCGGACTCCCCTCACCCCTTTATGTATAATATCTCAATAGAGAAGATTGAGCGTTTCAGGAAACAATTGATGCTGATTGACCTTCAGTTTGAAGCTGATCCTGACGTGATAAGGAGAGCAGTATGGTCATGTTATCAGGAGGAGCCGGTGGAATTCAGGGGATACACCCTGTACGACTGCGGCGCCTATCCCGAACCACCGATGAATGGGGAAATCACATGGAGGGTAACGCAGCCATGGGTTGGAGTTATTGACGATAAGGAGATGGAGGCCGTTCAAAAGGCGAAGGAACTGATGGAACGTCTAAGGAAAAGGAACAAAGGGTAG
- a CDS encoding 3'-5' exonuclease, with product MDNNNKYIVLLNSSLKQHILTLSEKGKKRLRDKFEFLGNGLWDGGVRVKKLKGLSNNVIFEARLDRGDRILFTVGEHDKKTAIYVWGITKHDDINKNANRIIPSNAPFLNFEPEITEDYSDIIIDDLSPEYFTQENVEEKYNYECGPQKWLLFREEEWIRILQHNGKSDFEIYLLLTADQANILQEEPPLLISGTAGSGKTIISIYYLLKNNFFNKKRVYLTYNEHLKRFSQGLYKGLITKTGIEDHDNQPEFYTFRELLFEICNRYNIVYDSQKEVSLIEFERIFKNHHLYSKYDSELVWEEIRSIIKGAKPPISLGEYKRLMTRYSNSKLSQTDINRLRDYIINLQRFEFCDKIERIIKGKTDYNSLDSFTISLMDRAILYSVPVRLVLSEIQRIINKKANSFASPLLTFNEYISLGKKRAPNFIYDRGDIYTIAKYYQDKLCDEGLWDEIDLCKDVIGLIDRYPNSFNYDLVVCDEAQDFTDIQTFLIFRLAKDCNNIVFAGDPKQIINPSGFRWEEVKSRFYERGVHAPDVVNLRLNFRSVGNIIRLSNSLLDLKQRLIGISSNELKEDWKFNGIPPLLIYNINENEIIAKIKITIAGMIILVRDEMEQNRLKEIIGTELIFTINEAKGLEFDSVFIWKFISDKKSLDIWRKIKNEHLVDNIHYPHIRHEINMFYVAITRARNNLIFYDGEHPSDIWDMEDLKDHVYFTSDKDILEGLWQKISTPEEWDEQGDYFFDRKYYPAAMECYRNSGNTSKAEVAEAYNWQQNNQLEKAAVLFERNGLIKRAAENYENIQDYKRALDLWERLNDRKRAEVCVIRLFEANGEFDMAAEGWKKLKNYPLAISNWEKANNYRAIAGYYHSIKNYNDASRYYELDRDYVESAECFKKLKKYGKAAEQYFKGEKYNDALTLFKKLKNKDGMIQCYLKLEDYYNIALIYEKNQDYDNAIGAFEKFIKLSTDNIELIKAEAQLHETGRSIIKSAIRYSALKDYKKSAQIFYEKEGYIKALEQFEIIDNKEMIAECYFKINDYYNYATIIEDTEIKNRFTLSEKGFYDYIYEDNNYNRKKADILFKEARLFQRKGFYKKALSRYKAINYPEMIYESYLNIDEDDDAIKYFFEENQLEYLEKFIKGKEKLRISGELLKYIYKKMKTHRRWYHDIEKQRIDLSAQIFLKALEQENDEEATSIAYKYIDKYYDASSMPIEEMPSSMINLVIELKHYNMVFAFARDVAYYKTGISNDIPKDMEAMLNLIKHRGEEGDDYLLACYYYVYDKDKFDELIVGFDINQYNSDLFSFSGHYQRAVDYFIGLGEINKALKICKSNRQYQQMAAIYENTGDLLQAGKCYFDANNFNAAIRCYMDSGAYDKAARVCEKIMDYQKAMEFWDRCNRPKEIDRIKKMLHRNGLNETANEDLKAQLELF from the coding sequence ATGGATAATAATAATAAATATATTGTCTTACTCAACAGCTCATTAAAACAGCATATCCTAACACTATCAGAGAAGGGTAAAAAAAGATTAAGAGATAAGTTTGAATTTCTTGGGAATGGCCTTTGGGATGGTGGTGTCAGAGTAAAAAAGCTTAAGGGTTTATCAAACAATGTCATCTTTGAAGCAAGACTCGATAGGGGCGACAGAATACTCTTTACAGTGGGGGAGCATGATAAAAAGACAGCCATATACGTATGGGGAATAACCAAGCATGATGATATAAATAAAAATGCAAATAGAATAATACCGAGTAATGCACCATTTCTGAATTTTGAGCCGGAAATAACAGAAGATTATAGCGATATAATAATTGATGACCTGTCACCTGAATATTTTACCCAGGAGAATGTAGAGGAAAAATATAACTATGAATGCGGACCACAGAAGTGGCTGCTTTTCAGGGAGGAGGAGTGGATTAGAATTCTTCAACATAATGGCAAGAGTGATTTTGAGATATACCTATTATTAACGGCTGATCAGGCGAATATACTTCAAGAAGAGCCACCTCTCCTCATATCAGGAACCGCAGGTAGCGGGAAAACGATTATCTCAATCTATTATCTCTTAAAAAACAATTTTTTTAATAAAAAGAGGGTGTATTTAACCTATAACGAACACCTGAAGAGATTCTCCCAGGGTCTTTATAAGGGACTAATAACTAAAACAGGGATAGAGGATCACGATAATCAACCAGAATTTTATACATTCAGAGAACTGCTTTTTGAGATATGCAACAGATACAACATTGTATATGATTCTCAAAAAGAGGTATCCCTCATAGAGTTTGAAAGAATATTCAAGAATCATCATCTTTATTCAAAATATGATAGTGAGCTTGTATGGGAGGAGATCAGGTCAATAATCAAGGGTGCCAAACCCCCCATAAGCCTTGGGGAGTACAAAAGACTCATGACGAGATATTCCAATAGCAAATTATCGCAAACTGATATCAATCGATTGAGGGATTATATAATTAACCTGCAGAGATTTGAGTTTTGCGATAAGATTGAGAGGATTATAAAAGGAAAAACAGATTATAACAGTCTGGATTCATTTACAATCAGCCTAATGGATAGGGCAATCCTCTACTCTGTTCCTGTCAGGCTTGTGTTATCCGAAATCCAAAGGATCATAAACAAGAAGGCGAATAGTTTTGCCAGCCCCTTGTTGACATTTAATGAGTACATATCACTTGGCAAGAAGAGAGCGCCCAACTTTATATATGACAGAGGCGACATCTACACCATTGCTAAGTATTATCAGGATAAGCTTTGTGATGAAGGATTATGGGATGAGATTGATCTCTGTAAAGATGTTATAGGACTGATTGATCGCTATCCGAATAGCTTCAATTATGATCTGGTCGTTTGTGATGAGGCGCAGGATTTTACGGATATTCAAACCTTCCTGATCTTCAGGCTTGCAAAGGACTGTAACAATATTGTCTTTGCCGGAGATCCAAAGCAGATAATAAATCCAAGCGGTTTCAGATGGGAAGAGGTGAAGTCCAGATTTTATGAAAGGGGCGTACATGCGCCAGATGTGGTTAATCTAAGACTCAACTTTCGAAGTGTGGGCAATATCATTAGACTCTCAAACTCTCTACTAGATCTTAAACAGAGGCTAATAGGCATCAGCAGTAATGAGTTAAAGGAAGATTGGAAATTTAACGGCATCCCTCCTCTTCTGATTTATAACATCAATGAAAATGAAATCATAGCGAAGATTAAAATCACAATTGCAGGTATGATTATACTAGTACGGGATGAAATGGAACAAAATAGATTAAAAGAGATTATAGGAACAGAGCTCATTTTTACTATCAATGAGGCAAAGGGACTCGAATTCGATTCTGTATTTATTTGGAAATTCATAAGTGACAAAAAATCCCTTGATATTTGGCGCAAGATCAAAAATGAACACCTTGTAGATAATATTCATTATCCTCACATTAGACATGAGATTAACATGTTCTATGTTGCCATTACCAGGGCACGAAATAACCTTATATTCTATGATGGGGAGCATCCCTCTGATATATGGGATATGGAGGATTTAAAAGATCATGTTTATTTTACTTCTGATAAGGATATATTGGAGGGACTATGGCAGAAGATATCAACACCTGAGGAATGGGATGAACAGGGAGATTATTTCTTTGATCGTAAGTATTATCCAGCGGCAATGGAATGCTATAGGAACTCGGGCAACACCAGTAAGGCGGAGGTTGCCGAGGCCTATAACTGGCAACAGAATAATCAACTTGAAAAGGCCGCAGTACTTTTTGAGAGGAATGGCTTAATAAAAAGGGCGGCGGAAAATTATGAAAATATACAGGATTATAAGAGGGCTCTTGATCTATGGGAGAGGTTAAATGACAGGAAGAGAGCTGAGGTTTGTGTTATTAGATTATTTGAGGCGAATGGCGAATTCGATATGGCTGCGGAGGGTTGGAAGAAGCTTAAAAATTATCCTTTAGCTATATCTAATTGGGAAAAGGCTAATAATTATCGGGCAATTGCAGGGTATTATCATTCCATTAAGAACTACAATGACGCCTCGCGCTATTATGAGTTGGATAGAGATTATGTTGAATCAGCGGAGTGTTTTAAAAAGCTTAAGAAATATGGCAAAGCGGCTGAACAATATTTCAAAGGAGAGAAGTATAACGATGCTCTAACTCTCTTTAAAAAGCTAAAGAATAAGGATGGAATGATCCAGTGCTACCTAAAACTGGAGGATTATTACAATATAGCATTGATCTATGAAAAAAATCAGGATTATGATAATGCCATAGGAGCGTTCGAGAAATTTATTAAACTTTCAACGGACAATATAGAACTGATAAAAGCCGAAGCTCAACTACACGAAACCGGAAGATCCATAATAAAGTCAGCCATTCGATACAGTGCCTTAAAGGACTATAAAAAATCAGCGCAAATTTTTTACGAAAAAGAAGGTTACATAAAGGCCCTCGAACAATTTGAAATAATAGATAACAAGGAAATGATAGCTGAGTGTTATTTCAAAATCAATGATTACTACAATTATGCCACGATTATTGAAGATACTGAAATTAAGAATCGATTTACTCTATCAGAGAAGGGATTCTATGATTATATTTATGAGGACAATAACTATAACAGAAAAAAGGCGGATATTCTCTTTAAAGAGGCAAGATTATTTCAAAGGAAGGGATTTTACAAAAAGGCCCTGTCAAGGTATAAGGCAATCAATTATCCTGAGATGATATATGAGTCTTATCTAAACATTGATGAAGATGATGATGCTATTAAATATTTCTTTGAGGAGAATCAATTAGAGTATCTGGAAAAATTTATTAAGGGAAAAGAGAAGCTTCGGATATCAGGGGAGTTGTTAAAATATATTTATAAAAAAATGAAAACACATCGAAGATGGTATCATGATATTGAAAAGCAAAGGATTGACCTTTCCGCACAAATCTTTTTAAAAGCCCTTGAACAGGAAAATGATGAAGAGGCCACTTCTATCGCTTATAAATATATAGATAAGTACTATGATGCATCAAGTATGCCGATTGAAGAGATGCCAAGCTCCATGATAAACCTTGTAATAGAACTCAAGCACTATAATATGGTCTTTGCCTTTGCTAGGGATGTCGCATATTATAAAACTGGAATCTCTAATGATATCCCTAAGGATATGGAGGCAATGCTCAATCTCATTAAACATAGAGGCGAGGAGGGTGATGATTATCTATTGGCTTGCTATTATTATGTTTATGATAAAGATAAATTTGATGAGCTTATAGTAGGATTTGACATAAATCAATACAATTCAGACCTATTTTCATTCAGCGGGCATTACCAGAGGGCTGTTGATTATTTTATAGGTTTAGGTGAGATTAACAAGGCTTTAAAGATATGCAAATCCAATCGTCAATACCAGCAGATGGCAGCAATCTACGAAAACACAGGAGATCTCCTACAGGCTGGGAAGTGCTATTTTGATGCAAATAATTTTAATGCTGCTATTAGATGTTATATGGATTCAGGGGCTTATGATAAAGCGGCTCGAGTTTGTGAGAAGATTATGGATTATCAAAAGGCTATGGAGTTTTGGGATAGATGTAACAGACCTAAGGAGATAGATAGGATAAAGAAGATGTTACATAGGAATGGCCTAAACGAAACCGCCAATGAAGATTTAAAAGCACAGCTGGAATTATTTTAA
- a CDS encoding nitrophenyl compound nitroreductase subunit ArsF family protein, with protein MNMKKIITIALSLFICISLVYLITDEIASNNEQKTEVGHNLNVKTNIPSKLSNKQSSNQTIIVYYFHTTNRCYSCQRIERLTLEAVQKGFAKEISDGIITWKPVNIEEHNNKHYVKEFKLYTKSVVIVKLSDGKQINWKMLDKTWNLLRDEPKFTEYIQEEIRIFMEKA; from the coding sequence ATGAATATGAAAAAAATTATAACAATTGCATTATCATTGTTCATTTGTATAAGCCTAGTCTATTTGATAACAGATGAAATAGCTTCAAATAATGAACAAAAGACAGAGGTGGGGCATAATCTAAATGTAAAAACAAATATACCATCAAAATTATCCAATAAACAAAGTAGTAATCAAACAATAATAGTCTATTATTTCCATACTACCAATAGATGTTATTCATGTCAAAGGATTGAAAGGCTTACCCTAGAAGCAGTACAAAAGGGCTTTGCAAAAGAGATTTCTGATGGAATAATAACATGGAAACCTGTAAATATAGAAGAGCATAATAACAAACACTATGTAAAAGAATTTAAGCTATATACGAAATCTGTGGTCATTGTGAAATTGAGTGATGGCAAACAGATCAACTGGAAGATGCTTGATAAAACCTGGAATCTATTAAGGGATGAACCAAAATTCACTGAGTATATCCAGGAGGAGATTAGGATATTTATGGAAAAGGCATGA
- a CDS encoding metalloregulator ArsR/SmtB family transcription factor, with product MEPQKQAQYEARANIIKAMAHPSRLFIIEELNKTERCVGELTEMIGVDSSTISKHLSVLKNAGLVLDEKRGTSIYYKLRVPCILDFIGCVESVLESNMASQMEIMKSCKAR from the coding sequence ATGGAACCTCAAAAACAAGCACAATATGAAGCAAGAGCAAATATAATAAAAGCGATGGCTCATCCCAGCAGGCTATTTATCATAGAGGAACTCAATAAAACTGAACGATGTGTTGGTGAACTAACTGAGATGATTGGTGTTGATTCATCAACCATATCAAAGCACCTCAGCGTTTTAAAAAACGCAGGACTGGTCTTAGATGAGAAAAGAGGCACCTCAATTTATTATAAACTCAGGGTTCCATGCATTCTCGATTTTATTGGATGTGTTGAATCAGTGTTAGAGAGCAACATGGCATCACAAATGGAGATAATGAAGAGTTGTAAAGCGAGGTAA
- a CDS encoding thioredoxin family protein, which produces MKKIEILGSGCSKCNKLEELSKKAADDLGIEYEINKVKEINKITEYGVMMTPALVVDGEVKVAGRVPPLEDIKRMIK; this is translated from the coding sequence ATGAAAAAGATAGAGATACTCGGTTCTGGATGTTCTAAGTGCAATAAACTTGAAGAGCTTTCAAAAAAGGCAGCAGATGATCTTGGAATAGAATATGAAATAAACAAGGTAAAGGAAATTAATAAAATAACAGAATACGGCGTTATGATGACGCCAGCTCTTGTGGTAGATGGGGAAGTAAAGGTGGCTGGGAGGGTGCCACCCCTTGAAGATATAAAAAGGATGATCAAATAA
- the arsB gene encoding ACR3 family arsenite efflux transporter: MKEEKQLSLFEKYLSLWVLLCIAGGILLGKIAPEIAVKLDSLSIYQVSIPIAICLFFMMYPIMVKIDFAEVKRAAKTPKPVLLTLFINWAIKPFSMYFIAYLFLGYLFKEFMPGTEIIKSGQEVELWRSYISGAILLGIAPCTAMVLMWSYLAKGNDGLTLVMVAINSLTMLFLYAPLGGFLLGVNAMPIPWQTILLSVTIYVAIPLIAGYFSRKLLIKRKGLEWFNSKFLHFLTPVSIGALLVTLILLFSFKGEIILINPLTILWIAVPLLVQTLSIFILGYFLLARLFKLSYQDAAPSAMIGASNHFEVAIATATMLFGLSSGAALSTVVGVLIEVPIMLMLVSICKRTSNMFS; encoded by the coding sequence ATGAAAGAAGAAAAACAATTATCTTTATTTGAAAAATATCTATCTCTCTGGGTTCTGCTTTGTATAGCAGGAGGGATACTTTTAGGAAAGATAGCGCCTGAAATTGCGGTTAAGCTGGATTCATTATCCATATATCAGGTCTCGATTCCAATAGCTATCTGTCTGTTTTTTATGATGTATCCCATAATGGTAAAGATTGACTTTGCAGAGGTAAAAAGGGCTGCAAAAACCCCCAAACCAGTATTATTAACACTATTTATAAACTGGGCGATTAAACCATTTAGCATGTATTTTATTGCATATCTATTTTTAGGATACCTGTTTAAAGAATTCATGCCAGGGACAGAGATTATTAAATCAGGCCAGGAAGTTGAATTATGGCGAAGTTATATTTCAGGAGCGATCTTACTCGGTATAGCCCCATGTACCGCAATGGTATTGATGTGGAGCTATTTAGCCAAGGGTAATGATGGACTAACATTAGTAATGGTTGCTATAAATTCACTTACTATGCTTTTCCTATATGCTCCATTAGGAGGATTTTTGCTTGGAGTAAATGCGATGCCGATTCCATGGCAGACAATACTCCTTTCAGTTACAATTTATGTTGCTATACCGCTTATTGCAGGATACTTTTCACGAAAATTGCTGATCAAGCGTAAGGGACTTGAATGGTTTAATTCAAAATTCTTGCATTTCCTTACTCCTGTGAGTATTGGAGCACTCCTTGTTACTCTTATCCTTTTGTTTTCATTCAAAGGGGAGATTATCTTAATAAATCCTTTAACAATTCTATGGATCGCTGTTCCGCTTTTGGTTCAAACCCTATCTATTTTTATTCTAGGATATTTTCTATTAGCGAGATTATTTAAACTCTCCTATCAAGATGCTGCTCCATCTGCGATGATAGGTGCTTCGAATCATTTTGAGGTTGCTATTGCAACTGCAACCATGCTCTTTGGTCTATCATCTGGGGCAGCGTTATCAACCGTTGTTGGCGTTTTAATTGAGGTTCCAATAATGCTGATGCTTGTTTCAATCTGCAAGAGGACATCAAATATGTTTAGCTGA